The genome window CGGGGTGCTGGATTAGGTTCACGTTTTTAACTGCTTTCAAGGTTGTTCTCCATTCCAAGCGAGCTTTACCAACACAGCCGCATTCCGATATGGATATCCATGTGTATATGCTGGctttgtgcgtgtgtgtggaaCTTTATCAAGaaacaatttgtttgctttcgactgcccaaataaaacaaaatgttttcacCTGTGTTAACAGCTCCACTTCCAGGCTTTCCAGTGAAATGGGTGTTTCTGTTTCCCCATCGAATTATTAATTATGGGTGTCCCCATTCACCTGCGCCTTTTATGGGGTAGTTGTTTCTAAAAAAGAGCCCATAGTTCGAATAAATAATGGGAAGGCAATGGTGCCTCGATAGCCAGCACCGAACTCATTAGGTTAAGTGCGCGGGTACACTTTTCCTAGGGCTTATCTCGAACTGATAAGGAACACCTAGCTGGCCCATTTGCGACAATTGGCCCTCTTCCATCACGTTTCGAACGTCTATCAACGTCGTAGCCAAGCCATGCGTATTACTTACTTATCTGCAACTGGGCATTGTAAATCCGTATCGTCACACAccgtttacttaaaaataccAGTTCTGATTAACTGCCCCTCTATCTATTTGATTATCTATTCGATTAAGTTTATTCAATACTTACCTAAATAGCCATTATTTAAGAAAACAAAAGTTCTGCGAGGAACATCGTAAAATGGTTTATAGttactttaaaataaaataatgattGTCTTCTCACTTGCAGCACCAATGTCGTGATGAATTACACGGAAACGGAGGGCAAGGTGCGGGAAGCTACCAACGATGATCCGTGGGGGCCTACAGGACCCCTCATGCAGGAATTGGCCTACTCCACCTTCTCATACGAAACATTCCCGGAGGTGATGTCTATGCTGTGGAAGCGCATGCTGCAGGACAATAAAACCAACTGGCGACGCACCTACAAGGTAAAGTTTTCAACTAAAGCTGATAAATATAGAGCTAACGAATACATTTTTACTTACAGAGCCTCCTTCTGCTAAACTATTTGGTGCGAAACGGCTCTGAGCGGGTGGTAACCTCCTCTCGGGAGCACATCTACGATCTGCGCTCGCTGGAGAACTATACGTTCACCGACGAGGGCGGCAAGGATCAGGGTATTAATGTTAGGCATAAGGTACGAGAGCTTATAGACTTTATTCAGGACGATGATCGTTTGCGCGAGGAGCGCAAAAAGGCAAAGAAGAACAAGGACAAGTACATCGGCATGAGCAGCGACGCCATGGGCATGCGAAGCGGTGGCTACAGCGGCTATAGTGGTGGCTCTGGAGGAGGCGGCGGTGGTAGCGGAGGCTACAATGATGGCGATTACCGCTCTAGTCGTGGAGACAATTGGTGTAAGCtagcagttttttttttaaagattttaatCCAAATATTGTTTGTGTATTATTGATATTCATGATTTTTCTTCAGACTCCGACAAAAGCGCCGACAAGGATCGGTATGAGGATGATGATACTCATTACGATGGAGAGCGAGAAGGATCCGACAGCGATTCACCCAGTCCAAGGCAAGTGTTCACTTTGCCAGTTAACCAGTTGTATAGGATATACAATCTATCTTCTCTTCTCCCCGCAGACGTAACTATCGATACAATGACCGTGCAAGTCCCGCCGAAGTGGCCAGTGAGGCCAAACCTTCCAGCCTCAACATGAACATTCGTTCGAAGACCGTCAGTTCCCCTGTCTCTAAGCAGCCCACTTCAACGGCTTCTGCCAAGCCAGCGCTGTCCCAGAAGAAGATCGATCTGGGTGCGGCGGCAAACTTCGGAAAGCCAGCTCCTGGCGGTGCTGCTGGCATCCACTCGCCAACTCACCGTGACACTCCCACCAGCGTGGACTTGATGGGCGGCGCTTCGCCATCGCCGTCTGCTTCCAAGGCAAACAATAATACGCAAAGCAATAACAACGATCTGCTGGACGATCTGTTCAAGACCTGCTCGCCACCGCCGGGGCAGGAGAAGACGCTAAACAGTGCTGCCGTGATTGTGGATGACGATGATGACTTCAATCCGCGCGCCAGCGATGCTAGCCAGCAGGAATTCGGCGACTTCGCCGCTGCTTTCGGGCAACCCTCAGCGGGATCGACGATCAGTGAGCCACCATCAACGGGCTTGGTTCCGGCTGCGAACGATGAGTTCGCCGACTTTGCGGCGTTCCAAGGCTCGACAACGTCGACCTCTGCGCTGGACGGTAATTTGCTGAAGACTGCCACGCCGGCGAACGATTCGTTTGACCTGTTTAATTCAGCTCCCACCTCGACGGCAGCAGCCACAACGGCTACAGATCTCCTGGCAGGCCTGGGCGATCTGTCCATTCACCAAAGCATGCCCATGGGTGAGTTGTAGTTTGATTCTTGTAGCTTAACATAGTCTTAAATTTGAAGTAGGTTTAAGATTAGAGTAATTGCCTTGGCCTTAGTCACTTCATGATATATTTAGGTATCGCTGCATGAAGGTGCGCCTTCCGAGCTTGACTAGAGCCGTTATCTCTACCTCGAGCTCCACAGCCCACACAAAGATACACTATCTCATCCTCCCACATATAAACGGCAACATTTTCCAATCGGATGCACTCGTTCTCTTCTCGTTCTCTCTCGTAGCTGTTGAAGAGCAGTTGGCATCCAGTAATGATTCGATGTCGTCGGCTTCCCCACAGCCACCACCTGAGGCAGTGCGTCTGGCTTTTTCCAAGGCTCAGAAGCAGTTGCGCGATTTAATGCAGGTCCAGAGCGCTTCAGCCGTTGCCCAAGTGGCAGCCATTCTGGGTGAACTGCATAACTCAAACGCACTGCCCGGATTTACCACACCAGAGCAGTTGGTTGGCCTCGATCGTCTGACGTGCGACTGGAGCTGTCTTGCCCATGGAGAGTATGCCGCATTGCTGAATCAATTGACAGAGCTATTCAGCCAGGATTGGCCAGAGCCATCGCAGGATGTCGAAGTCCTTAACATTTTTAAACTGGATCACAGCTTTGATTATGTATCGGTTGCCTTTGAGTCGCTTCAGACTAGATTGGATAAGTTTCCCAGTACAATTAGTTCCTTTCTGGAAAACATGGTTAAGGATGAGAGCCTAATTTCTATCGCCTTGCTGCACATCTCCCGCCAGAGAGCGTCCTTGATGCAGCGCTTTGCGCGGACTATCAAAGTTATGCCGGAAAGAAAAGTGGAGGAGCTGGATGCCCAGGTGAAAGCGTTCTTTCAATTGCTTATCAGTCTGCCAGCCCAGGTGGCCAATCGACTAGGAAGAAGATTGCCGGAGACGTTTGCTCCAGTTTCTTATCAGAAACTGTTGCTGCGCCAGTGGCTGAAATCCTTGCACTTTGTCCTACAGTGCGATGATAATGCGGAATACTTTGATTTGGAACCGTACTCCTGGCTTTTGTCACAGGCTATAAACCTAATTTACGATGGTCCAACTTTGGAAAGCATCCTACGAGTACTTAAGGACTACGCGGTGGCTCCCAGAGGAAGAAAAGTAGTGCATACCATCTTAAGAGAATTGGATCCCGCTGCTTGCCTAAAAACGGCACAATCGGCCCTTTCTGCGGGATTGAATCTGTACGTTCTTATAGGTGCTGCTACTTTGGAAACACCTCATTGGAAGCATTGCCTGCTCCAGAAGTTGCCTCTTCAACGCACACCCGTGGATAATAAGCAGCTTAAAACATTGGCCAGTTATCTTAACGCCGTAGCTCCTGCTCAACTGCAGATTCTTTTGAATCAGTTGCTTGGAATCTGGTCGAAGCGCATTTCCTTGCAGAAACTGGGCAGCCAAGAACACTTGGCTATATCCAAATTGCTTGTGTTGGCGGGAAAATGCCTTTGTAGGAATCTTGAAACGGATTTGAACATCAAGCGTCAGCTCCACGATGGACTCAGCAACCATCTGCAGTCCCCAGATGCACTGCAGCGTCATGTAGGAATGAAGACCGTGGAgctaattttcaattttattgcCTTGCCTGATACGAAGGAGGATGATCGCTTACGATTCGACTACGATTCATTTAAGGGTACATTTCATTGGCACATCTTCGAAGAGTTTGATGAACTGGGTCAGTTTGAAAGCTCGAGCAAAACTGAGCTAGATGAGAAGCCTTGTGAGGATCAGCAGAAGCAATTGGAACTACATCTCAGTGACTTTATGAGTACTTCAGAGCAGAAGGAGCCACAGAAGCcgaatattgaaataaaaccAAAGCCCGCTCCCAAAAATCAGAATGTGAACATGCAGCTGGACTCGGATGACGACGAGCCACTGGATGAAGACGATGATGATTTGAAACCCTACGACATGACCAACGATACAACCACCACCATTGATCAGCGTCCCAAATTCGTCATCGACTTACTGCACCTGCTTCGAGAGAAAGTGGAAAATTATCAGGTGTTCGAAGGAGCCATGGGCACAGCGGAGCAACTTATACGGGGCCAGCTGGCCAAGCATGATACTCAGTTGGCCTTGGATCTGCTAAAACTTTTCTTGGTCATGGAAATGCAGTTCTACTATGAGCAATTCGAACGTACGCAATTTAAGTGTTGCGTGGCCATTTGTGTGGCTCATCCTGGTCCCTGTGCCGAGTACTTATGCCGCCAGTTCCACACGGATAACTCCTGCTATTCGGCCAGTGTCCGTATTCTGATGCTTCAGGTACTGGCAGCAACGGCGAAAGAACTTTCTGGCGATGAAAACAAGCAGGATGAGATGGAAATTCTGGATGTTGTACCACCGGCAGCCAAGCAGCCCCGAAAGTTCGAATTtcagcaggaggaggagagTCCGGCCGCTCGTCTGGCCGCTGCCCAAAGGATCATCCGCGACCGGCTGCGGGCCAAGACGAAGAGATATTTCAGCAAGCCCAAAGCTGGAGATCGAACGGAGAAGGCCAATTCATTTCACCCCGTTGCCGGTACATTTTTCTTCAGTTTGGTGCGGGGACAGCGCACCCGGCAGATGCTTTACGTAAAATACGAAAACATTTCTCACGACATCGACACCCAGTTGCTTGTTAACCTGCTACACACCCTGTCCGTGCTGGTCATGTGCTCCCAAAACTGTCCACTGCTGCCGGCGATGACCCGCGAGGTCTTTGACCTGTGCGCCTTTGTACGATTCAATGCCGAGGCTCGCGTCCGAGCGGCCACACTGCAGCTAATAGGAATCGCCTTGGTCACCACACCAGCTCATGTGCTGGCCCAGCACTTTGCGGAGTCGTTGAACGAACTGCAGCGCTGGCTGAATGACTTCATAAGATCGCCTTTGGTGGGCGGAGAGACTTCGGAGGAATGTCGTGAGCTGGCCCAAAGCATTCTGGACACCTGCTACAAACTCTTTGACACAGCCGCCATGGAACAGGCTGCCTAATGTGGCGATCAACAAGTTTTGAAAGCAGCATATAGAGTGTTAAGagatttaaaatattaaaactgtatttaaaatacaataaGCATATTTCTTGTTACGGAAAAACGAACAATTATTTACCGAAATATTCAGAGTCGTAATCGTTAATATTTCCGAATTAATATAATATCATTATATGATCAAATACAAGATTACTTCATACTTTACATCAATTCTCATACAAACGTAAACGCTGTGTCCTTAAACATTTTCTTATTATTGTAAAACACTAATAATAGACTCGAAAGAGAGATATGTATTTGCTAGAAATAAGATAATAGTTCGAGGaattattgtttaattatCTCTCGTCCTCGATGCCATTGTATTGCAGGTATACATATATGGATTTACTTCATTTAAACTActttcttttgtttatttgtttttctccTACTGCATATTTGTATTGCaaaccacacacacattggATCCAATATTAAACCCCGAAtaacattattattgcttttgtttttttccagACAATATGATGCCTCCCATTGCCGCCGTCACGGGCAATAATCTGCTCCAGCCCATGTCGGTGaccaataataacaataataccAACGGGGGCGCAGTCCCCGCTGCTGCCAGTGCTCAGTCCACCGCTGTGGGCGCCACCTGGTCGGGCGACCTGAAGGGCGGCAAGATGAACATTGACCTGGACAACCTGCTGATGAGCAAGTCGGGCAAGCCCAGTGCCCCGGCCCCTTCGATGAATGCCCTGAAGACCAACAGTCCGGCAAAGGCGCCACTGAATGTGCAGACGGGTGGCGGATTCCCTGGACTGTCGCCAATGACCAGTCCGAACATTTTTGGGGCTCCGGCACCGCAACAAAGCATTCCACAAAACCAATCAGCATTTGCCAACTTTGGAGCgttccagcagcagcagcagcagaatcacagcaataataacaataatagctCGTCGGCATTCGACTTGTTTCAATGATATTTTTTAGCCTAATTTAACCCAATCCGCCTTGAACCTACTACCCAAAATGTCCACTCTCACATTCACATTTCCACGATCGCTAAACTTGTCAGTTCTATATATTATTTACGTTTTCCTTTCCCCCTTGCTGTACAAAGTTTGCGACACGTGCAATTTGTTGCTAAATTCGTTGTTAAACAATTTACCCCCGATGCAATTTTCCGGATCAAACCCATTAATTCCACATCCGTCCTGATCGTCCACTCGGAATTTGAAAGTCGTCATCAAATGCAATACACAGAGTAGTTGAATAATGGTTGTACTGATTTGTTAGCACAACGCGCGGACGGACGGCTGAGCGATCCAACATTGAAATTGTTAAACAAAATACTACACGTAATGAAATCAAACAATTTTAGCAATAGTTAACGTTACGATGTGTCTGTATATAAATTGAATGTAaagcaaatatgaaatataaaaaaattgaaaccaaTAATTATGATAGTCTCTTGATTTAAAACGGAAACTCATAAAATTCCGGTGGGAATACCCTCCAAAGTATATGTTTATTATTACTTGAAATGCGATCCATCAGGGTCAAAGGAAATACAAAAGAAGCACGTAAGTAAAAGATAATTGTGTGGACTAAAACTAAGTTGAATGTAACAGAGACATTTACGCCTCCACCGCTTCCTTGTTTttgttcttctttttcttcttcttctttggCTCTCCATCATcgttgccattgccattctCCGCCTCGGCGGCTGCTCCGTTTCCATTGCTGGCGCCATTCGTCTCGCCCTCGTCCTCAGCCGCccgcttcttctttttcttcttcttctcggACTGTGCAGTGACTGCCGCCTCTTGGCCAGCTGCCTCGATGGCCTCCTTCATTACCTCAATGTTCTTGCGCGGCACATCGCCGGACTCGTAGAACTTGAGGCGATCTTCGACCTGTTGCTTAAGAGTTTCGCCAAACACGCTAGTCGGCTGCTCCAGGAAGCAATCGATACGGGACGCGATGGAGCACTTGTTGGCCAGGAAGCGAGAGATGCGACCCTTGTTCTTCAGGCCAGCTCGACCAATGAACGAGGAGTGATAGATAAGACCATACTTGGGCGTATTGGAGCGGGTCTTTAGAGCACGGAAGAGCGCCTTCTCGGCACCCAGGATTTGTACTGTAGATGCTGGGTACTTGGCCAGATTGGTCAAGCTGCCGGCATGCGATATCAGGCGGGCACCGACCTGGTCGCCAATCAAAGACTGTAGATTGGGCGCCACCAAGTTCATTTTGTTGTGCAAGTAGGTAGACAGTTTCTTTCGGTATTCGGAGAGCTTGACAACGCGCTCGGCGAACAGCTCAATGTTCATCAGATCCACAATGGAGATGTCCATGCCCATGGACATCTTGGCGGCATCAATGATAGCCTGAGCCTTGGCGGAGTCCATGACGATCTTCTCAAGATCCTCTAGCTGGTCTTGCGTGAGGTTCTTGCGATCCTTGATGAACTTAGCCGCCTTGGCGAACATGTAATTGTCGGGAACGATTTTGACCAGTTCTGGGAAGTGATACGAGTACCACTCGCGTATCCGCATGGAGAAGGTATTCACGTCCTTATCAAGCTGATCCAGCAGTGCAATCGACTGGATGATCATGTTGTCGGAACGATGAACATTGAACTTGACCTTGGCACGAGAGTAGCTGTGGCCCAGACCCAGCTGAGCAACGCCAGCGGACTTGTCGGTGAATCCTGGAGCGGACGGAAGAGAATTTAGTTAGACAAAGAGGATTTTCCTTGCAAAGCAGCTAACTTACCTTTGACCAACTTAGCGAAGTGGAATCGCACGCCGCGCAGGATCTCAGGAACCACTCCAAAGTGACTGCACTGGACGCCAATGGCCTCGGTGATGGCAGCTCCCAGCTTGGCATCCGCAATACCCAAGGTgcacttcttcttcttcagctTGGCGAAGAAGTCATCCAAGAAGGAGAGCAGATCCTGCGGCACAATGCCCTCGGAAATGGCATTGATGTTCTCCAGTGCGGCAATGGCCGTCTTGAAAGGCGCAAATCCAGCCAGCTTAACAATGGAGTTA of Drosophila mauritiana strain mau12 chromosome 3R, ASM438214v1, whole genome shotgun sequence contains these proteins:
- the LOC117143117 gene encoding clathrin interactor 1 isoform X2, whose translation is MVDKFISMWKVRELADKVTNVVMNYTETEGKVREATNDDPWGPTGPLMQELAYSTFSYETFPEVMSMLWKRMLQDNKTNWRRTYKSLLLLNYLVRNGSERVVTSSREHIYDLRSLENYTFTDEGGKDQGINVRHKVRELIDFIQDDDRLREERKKAKKNKDKYIGMSSDAMGMRSGGYSGYSGGSGGGGGGSGGYNDGDYRSSRGDNWYSDKSADKDRYEDDDTHYDGEREGSDSDSPSPRRNYRYNDRASPAEVASEAKPSSLNMNIRSKTVSSPVSKQPTSTASAKPALSQKKIDLGAAANFGKPAPGGAAGIHSPTHRDTPTSVDLMGGASPSPSASKANNNTQSNNNDLLDDLFKTCSPPPGQEKTLNSAAVIVDDDDDFNPRASDASQQEFGDFAAAFGQPSAGSTISEPPSTGLVPAANDEFADFAAFQGSTTSTSALDGNLLKTATPANDSFDLFNSAPTSTAAATTATDLLAGLGDLSIHQSMPMDNMMPPIAAVTGNNLLQPMSVTNNNNNTNGGAVPAAASAQSTAVGATWSGDLKGGKMNIDLDNLLMSKSGKPSAPAPSMNALKTNSPAKAPLNVQTGGGFPGLSPMTSPNIFGAPAPQQSIPQNQSAFANFGAFQQQQQQNHSNNNNNSSSAFDLFQ
- the LOC117143117 gene encoding telomere length regulation protein TEL2 homolog isoform X1, producing the protein MVDKFISMWKVRELADKVTNVVMNYTETEGKVREATNDDPWGPTGPLMQELAYSTFSYETFPEVMSMLWKRMLQDNKTNWRRTYKSLLLLNYLVRNGSERVVTSSREHIYDLRSLENYTFTDEGGKDQGINVRHKVRELIDFIQDDDRLREERKKAKKNKDKYIGMSSDAMGMRSGGYSGYSGGSGGGGGGSGGYNDGDYRSSRGDNWYSDKSADKDRYEDDDTHYDGEREGSDSDSPSPRRNYRYNDRASPAEVASEAKPSSLNMNIRSKTVSSPVSKQPTSTASAKPALSQKKIDLGAAANFGKPAPGGAAGIHSPTHRDTPTSVDLMGGASPSPSASKANNNTQSNNNDLLDDLFKTCSPPPGQEKTLNSAAVIVDDDDDFNPRASDASQQEFGDFAAAFGQPSAGSTISEPPSTGLVPAANDEFADFAAFQGSTTSTSALDGNLLKTATPANDSFDLFNSAPTSTAAATTATDLLAGLGDLSIHQSMPMAVEEQLASSNDSMSSASPQPPPEAVRLAFSKAQKQLRDLMQVQSASAVAQVAAILGELHNSNALPGFTTPEQLVGLDRLTCDWSCLAHGEYAALLNQLTELFSQDWPEPSQDVEVLNIFKLDHSFDYVSVAFESLQTRLDKFPSTISSFLENMVKDESLISIALLHISRQRASLMQRFARTIKVMPERKVEELDAQVKAFFQLLISLPAQVANRLGRRLPETFAPVSYQKLLLRQWLKSLHFVLQCDDNAEYFDLEPYSWLLSQAINLIYDGPTLESILRVLKDYAVAPRGRKVVHTILRELDPAACLKTAQSALSAGLNLYVLIGAATLETPHWKHCLLQKLPLQRTPVDNKQLKTLASYLNAVAPAQLQILLNQLLGIWSKRISLQKLGSQEHLAISKLLVLAGKCLCRNLETDLNIKRQLHDGLSNHLQSPDALQRHVGMKTVELIFNFIALPDTKEDDRLRFDYDSFKGTFHWHIFEEFDELGQFESSSKTELDEKPCEDQQKQLELHLSDFMSTSEQKEPQKPNIEIKPKPAPKNQNVNMQLDSDDDEPLDEDDDDLKPYDMTNDTTTTIDQRPKFVIDLLHLLREKVENYQVFEGAMGTAEQLIRGQLAKHDTQLALDLLKLFLVMEMQFYYEQFERTQFKCCVAICVAHPGPCAEYLCRQFHTDNSCYSASVRILMLQVLAATAKELSGDENKQDEMEILDVVPPAAKQPRKFEFQQEEESPAARLAAAQRIIRDRLRAKTKRYFSKPKAGDRTEKANSFHPVAGTFFFSLVRGQRTRQMLYVKYENISHDIDTQLLVNLLHTLSVLVMCSQNCPLLPAMTREVFDLCAFVRFNAEARVRAATLQLIGIALVTTPAHVLAQHFAESLNELQRWLNDFIRSPLVGGETSEECRELAQSILDTCYKLFDTAAMEQAA
- the LOC117142804 gene encoding nucleolar protein 56; this encodes MSNLYVLYEHAAGFSLFSVKEFEEVSMFLPQVESSVTDLAKFNSIVKLAGFAPFKTAIAALENINAISEGIVPQDLLSFLDDFFAKLKKKKCTLGIADAKLGAAITEAIGVQCSHFGVVPEILRGVRFHFAKLVKGFTDKSAGVAQLGLGHSYSRAKVKFNVHRSDNMIIQSIALLDQLDKDVNTFSMRIREWYSYHFPELVKIVPDNYMFAKAAKFIKDRKNLTQDQLEDLEKIVMDSAKAQAIIDAAKMSMGMDISIVDLMNIELFAERVVKLSEYRKKLSTYLHNKMNLVAPNLQSLIGDQVGARLISHAGSLTNLAKYPASTVQILGAEKALFRALKTRSNTPKYGLIYHSSFIGRAGLKNKGRISRFLANKCSIASRIDCFLEQPTSVFGETLKQQVEDRLKFYESGDVPRKNIEVMKEAIEAAGQEAAVTAQSEKKKKKKKRAAEDEGETNGASNGNGAAAEAENGNGNDDGEPKKKKKKKNKNKEAVEA